One genomic region from Shewanella aestuarii encodes:
- a CDS encoding sulfite exporter TauE/SafE family protein, translated as MLTDPLFWLVAIPAVLMTGISKSGFAGGAGGITVPLLALVISPIAAAAIMLPLLIYMDYLSVRSWWGQHNSRQLWILLPAAIIGIVVGYLLFDQLNEQYVRAILGTISLGFGVYGLTLGQTSTATPNTLIGQICGAIAGFTSFVAHAGGPPLNAYLIPLKLAKSEFLGTAVVFFAVINAVKLIPYSLLGQINTSNLMLSAMLAPIAWFGVKLGLRLQANINEKLFKQIILWLMIIVGLKLLLE; from the coding sequence GTGTTAACTGATCCTTTATTTTGGCTTGTTGCCATTCCAGCAGTGTTAATGACTGGCATTTCTAAATCGGGTTTTGCTGGCGGCGCAGGTGGTATTACAGTGCCGTTACTGGCATTAGTGATTAGCCCTATTGCTGCTGCGGCAATTATGTTGCCGCTACTGATTTATATGGATTACCTGAGTGTAAGATCTTGGTGGGGACAACATAATTCTCGTCAACTGTGGATTTTATTACCGGCAGCCATTATCGGTATTGTGGTGGGTTATCTGCTATTTGATCAATTAAATGAGCAATATGTTCGCGCAATTTTGGGGACGATTTCACTTGGTTTTGGTGTGTATGGCTTAACCTTAGGTCAAACGTCAACAGCCACCCCCAACACACTCATTGGCCAAATTTGCGGGGCAATAGCCGGTTTTACTAGCTTTGTAGCCCATGCTGGCGGCCCACCATTAAATGCCTATTTGATCCCGCTTAAGTTGGCGAAGTCAGAATTTTTAGGAACTGCGGTGGTATTTTTTGCGGTAATTAATGCGGTTAAATTAATTCCTTATAGTCTGCTAGGACAAATCAACACCAGTAACTTAATGCTTTCAGCCATGCTCGCCCCAATTGCGTGGTTTGGCGTCAAACTTGGTTTGCGTTTGCAAGCTAATATCAATGAGAAATTATTTAAGCAAATTATCTTATGGTTGATGATTATTGTCGGGCTTAAACTCTTGTTGGAGTGA
- a CDS encoding S41 family peptidase: protein MQLFHKGLCIPVIITASLGLSACGGSDSSGDKTQQPITGTPTLKWTQGQFDDYASFANQCAADQTGSALAEKLWLRSWSNDTYLWYDEIFDRDPAPYSVADYFELLRTEELSDTGNPKDQYHFQMSTVEWEQLSESGASVGYGFNLHLRNAAPGVSRQVTIAYTDPNTPASYANISRGAIIVAIDGVNVANANDSASIDVLNNGLFPSAAGTPVTFTIRDLNAATDREVTLTAKTVVSTPVQNTKVIDTANGKVGYLQFNSHIATAERGLFDAMTSLSEAGIDDLVLDLRYNGGGLLALASQLGYMIAGADATNNKVFERTSFNDKYPNTNPVTGEALTPMPFIPESIGFNPSLLSAGMALPTLNLDRVYVLTTDNTCSASEALMNSLRGIDIEVIQLGSTTCGKPYGFYPTPNCDMTYFTIQFKGVNDKGFGDYSDGFVPSFNPTLDSEIMGCQLEDDFNHALGDSNERLLSAALYYRDNNQCPAVAMASSRKRVQAQFVDEGFMLQDTRQQNLLNTNRIVTMGETK from the coding sequence ATGCAGTTATTTCATAAAGGTTTATGTATACCAGTGATTATTACCGCTAGCTTAGGGCTTAGTGCATGTGGCGGTTCTGATTCTAGTGGTGATAAAACTCAGCAGCCAATAACAGGGACACCAACCCTTAAATGGACCCAAGGTCAATTTGACGATTACGCATCGTTTGCTAATCAATGTGCTGCCGATCAAACTGGTTCTGCCTTAGCTGAAAAGCTGTGGTTGCGCTCATGGAGCAATGATACTTACCTGTGGTATGACGAAATATTTGATCGTGATCCTGCGCCTTATTCTGTGGCCGACTATTTTGAGTTACTGCGCACCGAGGAATTATCAGACACAGGCAATCCTAAAGATCAGTACCATTTTCAAATGTCGACAGTTGAATGGGAGCAGTTGAGTGAGTCTGGTGCTTCAGTCGGTTATGGCTTTAACCTGCATCTTCGTAACGCGGCACCTGGGGTTTCACGTCAAGTTACTATCGCCTATACCGATCCTAACACCCCTGCGAGTTATGCAAACATTAGCCGTGGTGCCATTATTGTGGCGATTGACGGTGTGAATGTGGCCAATGCCAATGATAGTGCCAGTATTGATGTATTAAATAATGGCTTATTTCCAAGTGCTGCGGGCACGCCAGTGACTTTTACTATTCGAGATTTAAATGCTGCAACGGATAGAGAAGTCACGTTAACCGCCAAAACAGTGGTTTCTACCCCAGTACAAAACACTAAGGTCATTGATACCGCAAACGGTAAAGTTGGCTATTTACAATTTAACTCGCATATTGCGACGGCTGAACGTGGCTTGTTTGATGCGATGACTAGCTTGAGTGAAGCGGGAATTGACGATTTAGTATTAGATTTACGCTACAACGGTGGTGGGCTATTAGCGTTAGCAAGTCAGTTAGGTTATATGATTGCCGGTGCTGATGCGACCAATAATAAAGTATTTGAACGCACCAGTTTTAATGATAAATACCCAAATACTAACCCGGTTACAGGTGAAGCATTAACGCCGATGCCGTTTATTCCTGAGTCTATTGGTTTTAACCCAAGTCTGCTTAGTGCTGGCATGGCATTACCGACTTTGAATTTAGATAGAGTGTATGTGTTAACCACAGACAATACTTGCTCAGCCAGCGAAGCATTAATGAATAGTTTACGCGGCATTGATATTGAGGTTATTCAATTAGGCTCGACAACTTGCGGTAAACCTTATGGTTTTTACCCAACGCCAAACTGCGACATGACCTATTTTACGATTCAATTTAAAGGTGTAAATGATAAAGGCTTTGGAGATTATTCTGATGGTTTTGTACCTAGCTTTAACCCAACCTTAGACAGTGAAATAATGGGTTGTCAGCTAGAAGATGACTTTAACCATGCTTTAGGTGATAGTAACGAGCGTTTGTTAAGTGCGGCTTTATATTATCGTGATAATAATCAATGCCCAGCGGTTGCCATGGCATCAAGCCGTAAAAGGGTGCAGGCGCAATTTGTTGATGAAGGCTTTATGTTACAAGACACTCGTCAACAAAATCTATTAAACACCAATCGTATTGTCACCATGGGGGAGACAAAATAA
- the ushA gene encoding bifunctional UDP-sugar hydrolase/5'-nucleotidase UshA, with translation MRHSLLKGLVASAVLVALTGCNSDDKKDLSACEAAGDACTRFTVIHTNDNHGRFWENNNGEYGMAARKTVIEQIRTEVARAGGDSILLSGGDINTGVPESDMQQAIPDFVGMNMLGYDAMAVGNHEFDNPLNILHMQETLANFPMLAANIYDKNSNTRYFEPYRVFDINGLSVAIIGFTTVDTPKIVNPEHVEKLIFTDPQAELQKVLNEIDANEDVDLVFAVTHMGHYADGNHGTEAAGDVMLARSVEQGRLQAIIGGHSQNPVCMEGDDYAQFQPGDDCKPDQQNGTYIMQAHEWGKYVGRADFEYIDGELTLANYQLIPINLKAKNADGELEFITEEITKDQAVYDMLKPYQERGQELLDVVISYTDGRLEGDREVVRVQQTNLGQLITTAYSEFVSKNFNVTADFGVMNSGGIRASIVEGDITYRDVLTVQPFGNFVSYVTMTGTEVADYLAAIAVKTGGGFPQLNDVAMAVDCDAGTVEIASLGGRAFDEQENYTFSLIHFSAGGGDGYPVINQHPNYINTQLIDAAAFREYFVANPSIKAEDFAPVEGQLTFTKAGTIVGSCAG, from the coding sequence ATGAGACATAGCTTATTAAAAGGCTTAGTGGCATCAGCCGTGTTAGTAGCATTAACTGGCTGTAATAGCGACGACAAAAAAGATCTAAGTGCATGTGAAGCCGCAGGTGATGCATGTACTCGTTTTACTGTGATCCATACCAATGACAATCATGGCCGTTTTTGGGAAAACAATAACGGTGAATATGGCATGGCGGCTCGCAAAACGGTCATTGAGCAGATAAGAACCGAAGTCGCTCGCGCTGGTGGTGACTCTATTTTACTGTCTGGCGGCGACATCAATACCGGTGTACCAGAATCAGACATGCAACAAGCCATTCCTGATTTTGTCGGCATGAACATGCTAGGTTACGATGCAATGGCGGTGGGTAACCATGAGTTTGACAACCCACTTAACATTCTACATATGCAAGAAACCTTAGCAAACTTCCCCATGCTTGCCGCCAACATTTATGATAAAAACAGCAACACTCGCTACTTTGAACCCTACCGCGTATTCGACATCAACGGTTTGAGTGTGGCCATTATTGGCTTTACTACCGTTGATACACCAAAAATTGTTAACCCTGAGCACGTAGAAAAACTCATCTTTACCGATCCGCAAGCCGAACTGCAAAAAGTGCTTAACGAAATCGACGCGAATGAAGATGTTGATTTAGTGTTCGCCGTGACTCACATGGGCCATTACGCTGATGGCAACCACGGCACTGAAGCTGCTGGCGATGTGATGCTTGCTCGTTCAGTTGAACAAGGCCGACTACAAGCCATTATTGGTGGTCACTCACAAAACCCTGTTTGTATGGAAGGTGATGACTACGCTCAGTTCCAACCTGGCGATGACTGCAAACCGGATCAGCAAAACGGTACCTATATTATGCAAGCCCACGAGTGGGGTAAGTATGTGGGTCGTGCCGATTTTGAATATATTGATGGCGAGTTAACCTTAGCCAATTATCAGCTGATCCCCATTAACTTAAAAGCAAAAAATGCGGATGGCGAATTAGAGTTTATCACTGAAGAAATCACCAAAGACCAAGCCGTTTACGACATGCTAAAGCCTTATCAAGAGCGCGGCCAAGAGTTACTTGATGTGGTCATTTCGTATACCGATGGTCGCTTAGAAGGCGATCGCGAAGTTGTGCGCGTACAACAAACCAATTTAGGTCAGTTAATCACGACCGCTTATTCTGAGTTTGTAAGCAAAAACTTTAACGTCACCGCTGACTTTGGCGTGATGAATTCAGGTGGTATTCGCGCTTCAATTGTTGAAGGTGATATTACTTATCGTGACGTATTAACCGTTCAGCCATTTGGTAACTTCGTGTCTTATGTCACCATGACAGGTACTGAAGTTGCGGATTATTTAGCTGCCATTGCCGTTAAAACCGGTGGTGGATTCCCACAGTTAAATGACGTTGCAATGGCGGTAGATTGTGATGCGGGTACCGTAGAGATTGCTAGCCTAGGTGGCCGTGCATTTGATGAGCAAGAAAACTATACCTTCTCGTTAATTCACTTCAGCGCAGGCGGTGGTGATGGTTATCCTGTTATCAACCAACACCCTAATTATATTAATACCCAACTTATTGACGCAGCCGCATTCCGTGAATACTTTGTGGCTAATCCATCCATTAAAGCTGAAGATTTTGCGCCAGTTGAAGGTCAACTTACCTTCACCAAAGCTGGCACCATTGTGGGCAGCTGTGCAGGCTAA
- a CDS encoding response regulator: MDKAKILVIDDDPICTGMLLAILGDDYQVLSANSGSGALDLLSSVKPNLILLDITMPNINGYQVIKHLKGDLRTSNIPVVVISSLVEKSDQDFAINLGADNYLTKPILPNDIQAILNKYLSL, encoded by the coding sequence TTGGACAAAGCAAAAATATTAGTCATTGATGATGACCCCATTTGTACCGGCATGCTTTTGGCCATTTTAGGTGATGATTATCAAGTTTTGTCAGCTAACTCCGGATCTGGCGCACTTGATCTATTATCAAGCGTAAAGCCCAACCTTATTTTGCTCGATATCACCATGCCAAACATTAATGGCTATCAGGTGATAAAACACTTAAAGGGCGATCTGCGAACCAGCAATATTCCTGTGGTGGTGATTAGCAGCTTAGTCGAGAAATCAGACCAAGATTTTGCCATCAACTTAGGCGCGGATAATTACTTAACTAAACCCATCCTTCCTAATGACATCCAAGCGATATTGAATAAATATCTCTCCCTCTAA
- the exaC gene encoding acetaldehyde dehydrogenase ExaC: MIYAAPGQKDAIINFKPIYQNYIGGQWVEPVNGQYFDNISPVNGQVFCKIPRSDKQDIELALDAAHKAKEAWGSTSAAERSNVLLKIADRIEANLTYLAVAETWDNGKAVRETLNADIPLAVDHFRYFAGCLRAQEGSAAEIDAKTVSYHIREPLGVVGQIIPWNFPLLMAAWKLGPALAAGNCVVLKPAEQTPASILVLLELIGDLLPAGVLNVVNGYGAEAGQALATSTRIAKIAFTGSTPIGSHIMKCAAENIIPSTVELGGKSPNIFFNDVVNFEDEYLSKCIEGAVLAFFNQGEVCTCPSRLLVQEDIYPQFIEKVIERSKAIKRGNPLDTEVMVGAQASQEQFDKIMSYIDIGKNEGAEVIIGGGVEPVSTEYQQGFYIQPTLFKGTNDMRVFQEEIFGPVISVTTFKDEAEALALANNSEFGLGAGVWTRDINLAYRMGRKIQAGRVWTNCYHMYPAHAAFGGYKKSGVGRETHKVALDHYQQTKNLLVSYDVNPLGFF, from the coding sequence ATGATCTACGCAGCACCCGGCCAAAAAGATGCCATTATTAACTTCAAACCTATCTATCAAAACTATATTGGCGGCCAATGGGTCGAGCCCGTCAATGGCCAATATTTTGATAATATCAGCCCTGTTAACGGCCAAGTTTTTTGTAAAATCCCCCGTTCTGACAAACAGGATATTGAACTAGCACTGGATGCAGCCCACAAAGCGAAAGAAGCATGGGGCAGCACATCAGCGGCAGAGCGTTCAAATGTATTATTGAAAATAGCCGATCGCATTGAAGCCAATTTAACCTATTTAGCCGTTGCCGAAACTTGGGATAACGGCAAAGCGGTGCGCGAAACCTTAAATGCTGATATTCCATTAGCGGTGGATCACTTTCGCTACTTTGCAGGCTGTTTACGCGCTCAAGAAGGCAGCGCTGCTGAAATTGATGCCAAAACAGTGTCATACCATATCCGTGAACCATTAGGTGTTGTTGGGCAAATTATTCCGTGGAATTTTCCGCTATTAATGGCGGCGTGGAAATTAGGCCCAGCATTAGCGGCGGGCAATTGCGTGGTCCTAAAACCTGCTGAGCAGACACCTGCATCAATTCTAGTACTGCTAGAGTTAATAGGCGATTTATTACCAGCAGGCGTATTGAATGTAGTTAATGGATATGGCGCTGAAGCAGGCCAAGCCCTTGCCACCAGCACCCGTATCGCCAAAATTGCCTTCACTGGCTCAACGCCTATTGGCTCGCACATAATGAAATGCGCTGCTGAAAACATTATTCCTTCAACCGTTGAGCTAGGCGGTAAATCACCCAATATCTTTTTTAATGATGTGGTTAATTTTGAAGACGAATACTTAAGTAAATGTATTGAAGGCGCTGTGTTGGCATTTTTCAATCAAGGCGAAGTGTGTACCTGTCCATCACGCTTGTTAGTACAAGAAGATATCTACCCGCAATTTATTGAAAAAGTCATTGAGCGCTCAAAAGCCATTAAGCGCGGTAACCCGCTAGACACTGAAGTCATGGTTGGCGCACAAGCCTCACAAGAGCAATTTGATAAAATCATGAGCTACATCGACATTGGTAAAAATGAAGGTGCCGAAGTGATTATCGGCGGCGGGGTTGAGCCCGTCAGCACAGAGTATCAACAAGGCTTTTATATTCAACCCACCCTATTTAAAGGCACTAATGATATGCGAGTTTTCCAAGAAGAAATTTTTGGCCCCGTTATCTCTGTCACCACCTTTAAAGATGAGGCCGAAGCCTTAGCATTAGCCAACAACTCAGAGTTTGGTTTAGGCGCGGGCGTGTGGACGCGGGATATTAATTTGGCCTATCGCATGGGGCGAAAAATACAAGCAGGTCGAGTTTGGACTAACTGTTATCACATGTACCCTGCCCATGCGGCATTTGGCGGTTACAAAAAGTCAGGTGTTGGCCGTGAGACTCACAAGGTTGCATTAGACCATTACCAACAAACCAAAAACTTATTAGTCAGTTACGATGTGAATCCGTTAGGCTTCTTTTAG
- a CDS encoding AraC family transcriptional regulator produces the protein MIKGFLQPGVEPKVLVENKISFAGPDTELSIYDTFEQASRVALKSDQMLFCSMVTGKKVMHSQDDYQAAFYPHESFVMAPNQAVEIDFPEAKLHQPTRCLAIEITPEHVQQVAKKLNAITPKDKQYGDWQYQQSLLHTHHNQQTQVLLERIVGIFTENHQDRSYLIDLAVSELIVRLLRDQTRDFLLHHSEQDPEFNGLNHALQYIKQNMTDTLDIDAICRKACMSRSKFFNQFKAHLGCTPMAYQQQMRLKKAAELIAQGQQITQVCFSLGYSSASHFSRLFKQFYGISPTEYKSRHMHS, from the coding sequence ATGATAAAAGGATTTTTACAGCCGGGCGTTGAGCCCAAAGTGCTGGTTGAGAATAAAATAAGTTTTGCCGGACCTGACACTGAGTTAAGTATTTACGATACATTCGAACAAGCCAGTCGGGTGGCGCTAAAATCAGACCAAATGCTGTTTTGCAGCATGGTGACGGGTAAAAAGGTGATGCACAGTCAAGATGATTACCAGGCGGCATTTTATCCTCATGAATCATTTGTGATGGCACCAAATCAAGCGGTAGAGATTGATTTTCCTGAGGCAAAGCTTCATCAGCCAACACGGTGCTTAGCGATTGAAATAACCCCTGAGCATGTGCAACAGGTGGCGAAAAAGCTGAATGCAATTACCCCAAAAGACAAGCAATATGGCGATTGGCAATATCAGCAAAGCTTATTGCACACCCACCATAATCAACAAACCCAAGTTTTGCTTGAACGCATAGTGGGCATTTTTACTGAAAATCATCAAGACAGAAGCTATTTAATTGATTTGGCGGTATCGGAATTAATTGTGCGGTTGTTGCGTGATCAAACCCGTGATTTTCTATTGCATCATAGCGAACAAGACCCAGAGTTTAATGGCTTAAATCACGCACTGCAGTACATCAAACAAAATATGACAGATACGCTAGATATTGATGCTATTTGCCGAAAAGCTTGCATGAGCCGCAGTAAGTTTTTTAATCAATTTAAAGCGCATTTGGGGTGTACGCCGATGGCATATCAACAACAAATGCGATTAAAAAAAGCCGCCGAGTTAATTGCACAAGGTCAGCAAATTACTCAAGTTTGTTTTTCGCTGGGTTATAGCAGTGCTAGCCATTTTAGTCGGTTGTTTAAGCAGTTTTATGGCATCAGCCCAACAGAATACAAATCTCGTCACATGCACAGCTAA
- a CDS encoding phosphotransferase yields MQTLQLNSIAQTLNATGVKRVEPIQSLWGGYGELVRVYLHGGQHQSVIVKQIKFPQPTHHPRGWATDLSHQRKLKSYQVEAYWYQHYANTCRANNRVPKCLWLSASSTLNHMTGNKTEINSDEMLLVLEDLAQLGFSVVNSHSSPSIIQACLTWLAHFHAQFMQHSAEGLWPIGTYWHLATRPDEFKALADSRLKQAASALDERLNTCRYQTLVHGDAKLANFCFTPDASKAAAVDFQYIGRGCGMKDVAYFLSSVLTFNAPVSQTNTLVEYYLAYYFATLKQSLKQQQPSIDANALIQTWRPLFSIAWADFHRFIKGWSPEHPKINAYSEALTAQALKQLNE; encoded by the coding sequence ATGCAAACTCTACAACTTAACAGTATTGCCCAAACCCTTAATGCCACCGGCGTCAAACGTGTTGAACCGATTCAATCCCTCTGGGGAGGCTATGGCGAACTAGTCAGAGTGTATTTACATGGCGGACAACACCAATCTGTGATTGTTAAACAGATTAAATTTCCCCAACCCACACATCACCCAAGAGGCTGGGCAACTGATTTATCGCACCAGCGAAAGCTCAAATCTTATCAAGTCGAAGCCTATTGGTATCAACATTATGCCAATACCTGTCGTGCCAATAATCGTGTGCCTAAATGCTTGTGGTTAAGTGCTAGCAGCACACTCAACCACATGACTGGTAATAAAACTGAGATAAATTCAGATGAAATGCTGTTGGTGCTGGAAGATTTAGCTCAACTGGGTTTTAGCGTAGTCAATAGTCATAGTAGCCCAAGCATTATTCAAGCCTGCTTAACGTGGCTGGCGCACTTTCATGCTCAATTTATGCAGCATAGCGCTGAAGGTTTATGGCCAATTGGCACCTATTGGCATTTAGCTACCCGCCCCGATGAGTTTAAAGCCTTAGCCGATAGCAGGCTTAAACAGGCGGCTTCAGCATTAGATGAACGGTTAAATACGTGCCGCTATCAAACCTTAGTGCATGGCGATGCCAAGTTGGCCAACTTTTGTTTTACGCCCGATGCTAGTAAAGCGGCAGCGGTAGACTTTCAATATATTGGCCGAGGTTGCGGCATGAAAGATGTGGCTTATTTTCTCAGTAGCGTCCTGACTTTTAATGCTCCCGTATCGCAAACAAACACGCTTGTTGAGTATTATTTAGCATATTATTTTGCTACCCTAAAACAAAGCCTCAAACAGCAGCAACCCAGTATTGATGCTAATGCGCTTATTCAAACGTGGCGGCCATTGTTCAGTATCGCTTGGGCTGATTTTCATCGATTTATCAAAGGTTGGAGCCCCGAGCATCCCAAAATTAATGCTTACTCAGAAGCGCTTACAGCTCAAGCACTAAAGCAACTGAATGAATAA
- a CDS encoding flavin reductase family protein: MPNDDRYFYQPSQGHGLAHNPLNAIISPRPIGWIASKNSQGQRNLAPYSFFNCFNYTPPIIGFASTGWKDSVANIVETGEFVWNLTTRELAEKMNQTSAELPSGEDEFVFAGLTPAPSQIVAVDRVAESPVNFECKLSQCIQLNDAQGNKIDTWLVLGEVIAVHIAKHLISPEGIYQTALAQPVLRAGGPSAYYGISEDHRFDLNRPIISK; the protein is encoded by the coding sequence ATGCCAAATGATGATCGCTACTTTTATCAACCTAGCCAAGGGCATGGCTTAGCGCATAATCCACTGAATGCCATTATCAGCCCGCGCCCCATTGGTTGGATTGCTTCAAAAAATAGCCAAGGTCAGCGCAATTTAGCCCCTTATAGCTTTTTTAATTGCTTTAATTACACTCCGCCAATTATTGGATTTGCCAGCACAGGCTGGAAAGACAGCGTGGCTAATATTGTTGAAACCGGTGAGTTTGTATGGAACTTAACCACTCGCGAGCTCGCTGAAAAAATGAATCAAACCTCGGCAGAATTACCCTCAGGTGAAGATGAATTTGTCTTTGCCGGATTAACCCCAGCACCAAGCCAAATTGTGGCCGTTGATAGAGTTGCTGAAAGCCCGGTGAATTTTGAATGCAAACTCAGCCAATGTATTCAACTTAACGATGCTCAAGGCAATAAAATTGATACTTGGCTAGTGCTTGGAGAAGTCATCGCGGTACACATTGCCAAGCATTTAATTAGCCCAGAAGGTATATATCAAACAGCTTTGGCACAACCGGTATTACGCGCAGGTGGCCCGTCAGCCTATTATGGTATTTCTGAAGATCATCGCTTTGACCTTAATCGCCCCATCATTAGCAAATAA
- a CDS encoding mechanosensitive ion channel family protein, whose translation MQAFWKMLFAVLILTSIQIQAADDINLKKVSEAELRTEAIIEAKTSQQFSREGETPLSTMIAISEAIQKNDWQKASRFVDLRYLPDNIRQEDAPDLIRKLNILWKKKNIIDLSQISDLPSGHSNDNLPPYRDLLGVLETEDGPIPIYLQLVPDGKSGKIWKISNATISKVPMLWEQYGYPPQIEALANFLPQVTIFHMDNWQALIFFISIFLGWIVAGFVSMAAQSIAKIFESKLKGITQFCGRSLHWFVYLMLLQNIALALGLSVRARVWFENGTLIYLAFTILALGVIELFANYKAEQFQTKKNNYSIALLRPVVAIVKILIIIVGILMWFESSGYNMATILTGLGVGSLAIALAAQKPLENVFGAFTIYASKPINPGDFCRFGDVKGTVEEIGLRSTRVRKLDRSVVHIPNSVFSSKELENFSVIDRRRFKQDLRISLATPKEQIQVLLIELRKLLAGHPKVLDVGQRARFLAIERDAFLIKINAYIDTGNVITYFGIAEDLNFHILTILTELNIQIAPAGQHVVLTPYNEPNVAIQQQAAATMAQMIAAEEMPFPNFSKETKATLKDSVQYPRLAVLLMQRKKQPSQAKMLKQCRLTPKNNKPLYLRLNPIIMALAVVSLN comes from the coding sequence ATGCAGGCTTTTTGGAAAATGCTTTTTGCGGTTTTAATATTAACGTCAATCCAGATACAAGCAGCTGATGATATTAATTTAAAAAAGGTGTCAGAGGCTGAGCTACGCACCGAGGCCATTATTGAAGCCAAAACCAGTCAGCAATTTAGCCGTGAAGGTGAAACACCTCTGTCAACAATGATTGCGATCAGTGAGGCCATTCAAAAAAATGATTGGCAAAAGGCGAGTAGATTTGTTGATTTACGTTACCTGCCTGACAATATCCGCCAAGAAGATGCACCCGATTTGATCCGTAAATTAAACATTTTATGGAAAAAGAAAAATATTATCGATTTATCACAAATTAGTGACTTACCATCAGGCCATAGCAACGATAATTTACCCCCTTATCGTGATTTACTCGGGGTTTTAGAAACCGAAGATGGCCCAATACCAATCTACTTGCAGTTAGTTCCCGATGGCAAAAGCGGCAAAATATGGAAAATATCCAACGCGACAATCTCTAAAGTCCCTATGCTTTGGGAGCAATATGGCTATCCTCCACAGATAGAAGCGTTAGCGAATTTTTTACCCCAAGTGACCATTTTTCATATGGATAACTGGCAAGCGCTTATTTTCTTTATCAGTATTTTTTTAGGCTGGATAGTGGCAGGTTTTGTCAGTATGGCAGCTCAATCTATCGCCAAAATATTTGAATCAAAGCTCAAAGGAATAACTCAATTTTGTGGTCGAAGTCTGCACTGGTTTGTTTATTTAATGCTTTTGCAAAATATTGCACTGGCTTTAGGACTTTCAGTGCGAGCAAGAGTGTGGTTTGAAAATGGCACCTTGATATACCTTGCGTTTACCATTCTTGCTTTAGGGGTTATTGAATTATTTGCAAATTACAAAGCTGAACAATTTCAAACTAAAAAGAATAACTACAGCATTGCATTACTGCGCCCCGTGGTCGCTATTGTCAAAATTCTTATTATTATTGTTGGCATATTAATGTGGTTTGAAAGCTCAGGCTACAATATGGCGACCATCTTAACCGGCTTAGGTGTGGGGAGTTTGGCCATTGCATTAGCCGCACAAAAACCGCTCGAAAACGTGTTTGGCGCATTTACAATTTATGCCTCAAAACCCATTAATCCTGGTGATTTTTGCCGTTTTGGTGACGTTAAAGGCACAGTAGAAGAAATAGGCCTGCGATCAACAAGAGTAAGAAAACTTGATCGCTCAGTTGTTCATATTCCTAACTCGGTGTTTTCATCAAAAGAATTAGAGAACTTCTCGGTGATTGACCGTCGTCGATTCAAGCAAGATTTGCGTATCAGCTTAGCGACACCCAAAGAGCAAATTCAAGTTCTGTTAATTGAGCTAAGAAAACTACTCGCGGGCCATCCTAAAGTGCTGGACGTGGGTCAGCGCGCTCGTTTTCTTGCCATTGAACGCGATGCGTTTTTAATCAAAATTAACGCCTATATTGATACCGGAAATGTGATTACCTACTTTGGTATTGCAGAGGATTTAAACTTCCACATTTTAACCATTTTAACTGAGTTAAATATTCAGATTGCGCCTGCTGGCCAACATGTGGTGCTAACCCCTTATAATGAGCCCAATGTCGCCATACAACAACAGGCTGCAGCCACCATGGCACAAATGATAGCCGCAGAAGAAATGCCATTTCCTAACTTTAGTAAAGAAACCAAAGCCACACTTAAAGACAGCGTACAATACCCCCGGTTGGCAGTGTTGCTAATGCAGAGAAAAAAACAACCGAGCCAAGCGAAGATGCTAAAACAGTGCAGGCTAACACCGAAGAACAACAAGCCGCTTTATCTGAGATTGAATCCGATAATAATGGCGCTAGCAGTAGTAAGTCTTAATTAA